A DNA window from Streptomyces parvus contains the following coding sequences:
- a CDS encoding lipase maturation factor family protein — translation MEWFTADGYWLSRLVFQRALAVVYLAAFLSAALQFRALIGERGMLPVPELLRRTPWRAAPGLFRLHYSDRFFAAVAWSGCAVSVALLAGLDGLLPLWGGMLLWALPWVLYLSIVQVGQVWYGFGWESLLLETGFLAVFLGTGDTAAPVLVLWLLRWLLFRVEFGAGLIKMRGDACWRELTCLDFHHETQPMPGPLSWFFHGLPRPVHRVEAAANHVTQLLVPFLLFTPQPVAGAAAGLMVLTQLWLVLSGNFAWLNWLTITLALSVIDWTPVAGPPPDQIAPPLWYEVVVIAVTALVLVLSYRPARNLVSRRQAMNRSYDPLHLVNTYGAFGSISRVRLEVVVEGSADPVAHEGAEWREYGFRGKPGDPRRLPRLFAPYHLRLDWMMWFAALSPAYARSWFGPFVDRLLEGDRDTLRLLGHNPFPDGPPRQVRARVFRYRFTGLRELRATGCWWHRTYVREFLRPVSRPLPPERKGGETGRGTR, via the coding sequence ATGGAATGGTTCACCGCGGACGGCTACTGGCTGAGCCGGCTGGTCTTCCAGCGGGCCCTGGCCGTGGTCTATCTGGCCGCCTTCCTCTCCGCCGCCCTCCAGTTCCGGGCGCTGATCGGCGAGCGCGGCATGCTGCCCGTCCCCGAACTACTGCGGCGCACCCCGTGGCGAGCGGCTCCGGGACTCTTCCGGCTGCACTACTCGGACCGCTTCTTCGCCGCCGTCGCCTGGAGCGGCTGCGCCGTCTCGGTGGCGCTGCTCGCCGGTCTCGACGGTCTGCTGCCCCTGTGGGGCGGGATGCTGCTCTGGGCGCTGCCGTGGGTGCTGTACCTGTCGATCGTCCAGGTGGGACAGGTCTGGTACGGGTTCGGCTGGGAGTCGCTGCTGCTGGAGACGGGGTTCCTGGCGGTCTTCCTCGGCACCGGGGACACCGCAGCGCCGGTCCTGGTGCTGTGGCTGCTGCGGTGGCTGCTGTTCCGGGTCGAGTTCGGCGCGGGGCTGATCAAGATGCGGGGCGACGCGTGCTGGCGGGAGCTGACCTGCCTGGACTTCCACCACGAGACCCAGCCGATGCCGGGGCCGCTGAGCTGGTTCTTCCACGGGCTGCCCCGGCCCGTGCACCGGGTGGAGGCGGCTGCCAACCATGTCACCCAGCTGCTGGTGCCCTTCCTTCTGTTCACCCCTCAGCCGGTGGCGGGCGCGGCGGCCGGGCTGATGGTCCTCACCCAGCTCTGGCTGGTCCTGTCGGGCAACTTCGCCTGGCTGAACTGGCTCACGATCACGCTGGCGCTCTCCGTGATCGACTGGACCCCCGTGGCCGGACCGCCGCCGGACCAGATCGCGCCGCCCCTGTGGTACGAGGTTGTCGTCATCGCCGTGACCGCCCTGGTGCTGGTGCTCAGCTACCGCCCGGCGCGCAATCTGGTCTCGCGACGGCAGGCGATGAACCGGTCCTACGATCCCTTGCACCTGGTCAACACCTATGGCGCGTTCGGTTCGATCAGCCGGGTGCGGCTGGAGGTCGTGGTGGAGGGCAGCGCCGATCCGGTGGCGCACGAGGGCGCCGAGTGGCGGGAGTACGGCTTCCGCGGCAAGCCGGGAGATCCGCGCAGGCTGCCGCGCCTGTTCGCCCCGTACCACCTGCGGCTCGACTGGATGATGTGGTTCGCGGCACTCTCCCCCGCGTACGCCCGCTCCTGGTTCGGGCCCTTCGTCGACCGGCTGCTGGAGGGCGACCGGGACACACTCCGGCTGCTCGGCCACAATCCGTTCCCCGACGGGCCGCCCCGCCAGGTGCGCGCCCGGGTGTTCCGTTACCGCTTCACCGGGCTCCGGGAGCTGCGGGCCACCGGCTGCTGGTGGCACCGCACCTACGTCCGGGAATTCCTGCGGCCCGTCTCCCGGCCGCTGCCGCCGGAGCGGAAGGGCGGGGAGACAGGCCGCGGGACGCGCTGA
- a CDS encoding DUF1990 family protein, giving the protein MSTLTYPEVGATRLGPLPRGYHHLHHRSRVGRGAADFAAAGAAITEWRMHHASGARVEASARRAEPGTSVRVSLGLGPLRFTAPCEVIWAAYGEDGRTGFGYGTLAGHPERGEECFVVDLADDGTVWFTVQAFSRPASWYARLAGPLVPVVQRWYARRLGRTLRRIVAAG; this is encoded by the coding sequence ATGAGCACCCTCACCTACCCGGAGGTCGGCGCGACCCGGCTCGGCCCGCTCCCCCGGGGCTACCACCACCTCCACCACCGCAGCCGGGTCGGCCGGGGCGCGGCGGACTTCGCGGCCGCCGGCGCGGCGATCACCGAGTGGCGGATGCACCACGCGTCGGGCGCCCGTGTCGAGGCTTCGGCCCGGCGCGCGGAGCCCGGCACAAGCGTCCGGGTCTCCCTGGGCCTGGGCCCGCTGCGCTTCACCGCCCCGTGCGAGGTGATCTGGGCGGCGTACGGGGAGGACGGCCGGACCGGCTTCGGTTACGGCACCCTGGCCGGGCATCCGGAGCGCGGCGAGGAGTGCTTCGTGGTGGACCTCGCGGACGACGGCACGGTGTGGTTCACCGTCCAGGCGTTCTCGCGCCCCGCCTCCTGGTACGCCCGGCTCGCCGGGCCGCTGGTGCCGGTCGTGCAGCGCTGGTACGCCCGCAGACTCGGCCGTACGCTCCGCCGGATCGTCGCCGCGGGCTGA
- a CDS encoding YndJ family protein, producing MSALVNAIVMLGMLVVVPTGLRLTGQPELERIRRLWPLFAAPGALALWLPRGTTATALSCVYAVGTVLLALHAPRRTVRGRSPDPVGIARLTALAAPAVAATALVAERSGHELFGFDLGILALTVPHFHFAGFAAALIAGLVCRVSDGPAGRFAALSVPVGTLLVLVGYFLDDRAELAGAVVLTAGMWTVGLLTWRLGHGEGRDRTTRLLLFSSSAFLVATMLLALSWALGEATGLPHPTLTWMAATHGLGNALGFTLCSLLAWRRIRTHDASRTAVRTHTEGRTA from the coding sequence ATGTCCGCACTGGTCAACGCGATCGTCATGCTGGGCATGCTCGTCGTCGTGCCGACGGGTCTGCGGCTGACCGGACAACCGGAGCTGGAGCGGATCCGCCGGCTCTGGCCCCTTTTCGCCGCGCCGGGCGCGCTCGCCCTCTGGCTGCCGCGCGGCACCACGGCCACGGCTCTCTCCTGCGTCTACGCCGTGGGGACCGTCCTGCTCGCCCTGCACGCCCCGCGCCGGACGGTCCGGGGCAGGAGCCCCGACCCGGTCGGGATCGCCCGGCTCACCGCGCTGGCCGCCCCCGCCGTCGCCGCGACCGCCCTGGTCGCCGAGCGTTCGGGGCACGAGTTGTTCGGGTTCGATCTCGGCATCCTGGCGCTGACCGTGCCGCACTTCCACTTCGCCGGATTCGCCGCCGCCCTGATCGCCGGGCTCGTCTGCCGGGTCTCCGACGGTCCTGCGGGCCGCTTCGCCGCACTGAGCGTGCCGGTGGGCACCCTGCTCGTCCTCGTCGGGTATTTCCTCGACGACCGGGCCGAACTCGCCGGGGCCGTCGTCCTGACGGCCGGGATGTGGACGGTGGGCCTGCTGACCTGGCGCCTGGGACACGGGGAGGGACGGGACCGGACGACGCGGCTCCTCCTGTTCTCCTCCTCCGCCTTCCTGGTGGCGACGATGCTGCTCGCGCTGAGCTGGGCGCTCGGCGAGGCGACCGGGCTCCCCCACCCCACCCTGACCTGGATGGCCGCCACCCATGGGCTCGGCAACGCGCTGGGCTTCACGCTCTGCTCGCTGCTGGCCTGGCGGCGCATCCGCACCCACGACGCCTCCCGCACCGCTGTCCGCACCCACACCGAAGGCAGGACCGCATGA
- a CDS encoding DUF6777 domain-containing protein codes for MRSQGRFRRTALAALSAGVLLAVAGCGEGGDRTAKGTTGTAEAKDVLLQPLASPGPGPFTASTARAAGSPSPTGTPEDEPGSGTRTVHPVSGAVPGLYGGTRSVAACDVEQQTTLLTDDEDKASAFAEAAGIEAVQIPGYLKSLTPVVLRADAQVTNHGYSAGSATAFQAVLQAGTAVMVDSRGMPRVRCACGNPLGPPVVADGKVAHRGERWPGYDPERIVAVEPGVKPATSLIIVNADDNTWIERTTGDSGGRDRVPDDPPPFEPDADLLFPSPGRPSEPPSPDPTPSDPAPSEPEAPTDPGPDESSDDFGDTPPEEPWEYEGEPEVVPEPTQVFPAEPEEPDGPDAPAEPDAPMEADLGDVFAR; via the coding sequence GTGCGCTCACAAGGACGTTTCCGGCGTACCGCGCTCGCCGCGCTGTCCGCCGGGGTGCTGCTCGCTGTCGCCGGCTGCGGCGAGGGCGGCGACCGTACGGCGAAGGGCACCACGGGCACCGCGGAGGCCAAGGACGTCCTCCTCCAGCCGCTGGCGTCCCCCGGCCCGGGACCGTTCACCGCGTCCACGGCGCGGGCGGCGGGCTCTCCGTCCCCCACCGGCACACCGGAGGACGAACCGGGCTCCGGCACCCGGACGGTCCATCCGGTCTCCGGCGCTGTCCCCGGGCTCTACGGCGGCACCCGATCGGTCGCCGCCTGCGATGTCGAGCAGCAGACCACCCTGCTGACCGACGACGAGGACAAGGCGAGCGCCTTCGCCGAGGCGGCCGGCATCGAGGCCGTACAGATCCCGGGCTATCTGAAGTCCCTCACCCCGGTCGTCCTGCGCGCCGACGCCCAGGTCACCAACCACGGCTACAGCGCCGGATCGGCCACCGCCTTCCAGGCCGTGCTCCAGGCGGGCACCGCCGTCATGGTCGACAGCCGCGGAATGCCCCGCGTCCGCTGCGCCTGCGGCAATCCGCTGGGCCCGCCCGTGGTCGCCGACGGGAAGGTCGCCCACCGGGGTGAGCGCTGGCCCGGCTACGACCCCGAGCGCATCGTGGCCGTCGAGCCCGGGGTCAAGCCGGCCACGAGTCTGATCATCGTGAACGCCGACGACAACACCTGGATCGAGCGGACGACGGGCGACAGCGGCGGCCGTGACCGGGTCCCGGACGACCCGCCGCCCTTCGAGCCGGACGCCGACCTGCTCTTCCCGTCCCCGGGCCGCCCCTCCGAGCCCCCGTCCCCGGACCCCACCCCGTCCGACCCGGCCCCCTCGGAGCCGGAAGCGCCGACGGACCCCGGCCCCGACGAGTCCTCCGACGACTTCGGCGACACGCCGCCCGAGGAGCCGTGGGAGTACGAGGGCGAGCCGGAGGTGGTGCCGGAGCCGACCCAGGTCTTCCCCGCCGAGCCGGAGGAACCGGACGGGCCGGACGCGCCCGCGGAGCCGGACGCCCCGATGGAAGCGGATCTCGGCGACGTGTTCGCCCGTTGA
- a CDS encoding SpoIIE family protein phosphatase, translating into MDDRVAGALSLPEDWPAHPDLSLALNRMGSFDWDLDTGLMHMDRTALDVFDLTPDEYDDRPASLSARVPTDEAQRLDGLVSHALKSGRTNYGAYFRIQRRDGTLRWTHTQGFVRRDGTGRPRRIIGIVRDATQELADSTARRELDEERRRRTSLVEGTTAALAHARTVKDVIAVLKNSQGLAHLGATSLVMGLLESGRIHLVADGPEGAYVPGTRYTRVDEQYPMSEVVRTLSPRFIESAEDFAASFPILWPNISHLGITSAAYMPLIAQARPIGALGLLYRDKDGFTADERNLLMALGTSIAQSLQRAMLYEQEHDLAEGLQQAMLPRRIPSVPGAQVAVRYRSARLGRDIGGDWYDLIPLPGGRVGAVIGDVQGHDTHAAAVMGQLRIVLRAYAAEGHSPATVMARASVFLHELDTDRFATCTYAEVDLTTGVVQVVRAGHVDPLVRDVDGSCRRVVSEGGLPLGLSAEFGRLEYPVSTVELDPGQTMILFTDGLVELPGSDLDEGMQRLTSLVANGPQDLQRLADQLCDAVDGRGGQDDVAVLLLRRRAAHAPQPGGRLQQHVAQNDPEALTSARHMIRAAVRAWGAKDRADEIELAADELITNALMHTDGGAVVTIRVLAGTERRLRVDVEDRSSALPRRRDAGEDGVSGRGLMLVDRLADVWGVESRGSGKCVWCEFLVPSR; encoded by the coding sequence ATGGATGATCGGGTAGCGGGTGCCCTGTCACTCCCCGAAGACTGGCCCGCCCACCCGGACCTCAGCCTCGCCCTGAACCGTATGGGCAGCTTCGACTGGGATCTTGACACCGGCCTCATGCACATGGACCGGACCGCCCTGGACGTGTTCGACCTGACCCCGGACGAATACGACGACCGGCCGGCCTCGCTGTCGGCGCGCGTGCCGACGGATGAGGCCCAGCGCCTGGACGGGCTGGTCTCGCACGCCCTGAAGAGCGGGCGCACCAACTACGGCGCGTACTTCCGCATCCAGCGGCGCGACGGCACCCTGCGCTGGACCCACACCCAGGGCTTCGTCCGCCGGGACGGGACCGGACGCCCGCGCCGCATCATCGGGATCGTCCGCGACGCCACCCAGGAACTGGCCGACTCCACCGCGCGGCGCGAACTGGACGAGGAGCGCCGTCGGCGCACCAGCCTGGTCGAGGGCACCACCGCCGCCCTGGCCCACGCCCGCACGGTCAAGGACGTCATCGCCGTCCTCAAGAACTCCCAGGGCCTCGCCCACCTCGGAGCCACCAGCCTCGTCATGGGCCTGCTGGAGTCCGGCCGCATCCACCTGGTGGCCGACGGCCCCGAGGGCGCGTACGTCCCCGGAACCCGGTACACCCGGGTGGACGAGCAGTACCCGATGAGCGAAGTGGTCCGCACGCTGTCCCCGCGCTTCATCGAGTCCGCCGAGGACTTCGCCGCCTCCTTCCCGATCCTGTGGCCCAACATCAGCCACCTCGGGATCACCTCCGCGGCCTATATGCCGCTGATCGCCCAGGCCCGCCCGATCGGCGCACTCGGCCTGCTCTACCGCGACAAGGACGGCTTCACCGCCGACGAACGCAATCTGCTCATGGCGCTCGGCACCTCGATCGCACAGAGCCTCCAGCGCGCGATGCTCTACGAACAGGAGCACGACCTCGCCGAGGGCCTCCAGCAGGCCATGCTGCCGCGCCGGATCCCGTCCGTGCCCGGGGCGCAGGTCGCCGTCCGCTACCGCTCGGCCCGCCTCGGCCGGGACATCGGCGGCGACTGGTACGACCTGATCCCGCTCCCCGGCGGCCGGGTCGGCGCCGTCATCGGGGACGTCCAGGGGCACGACACCCACGCCGCCGCCGTCATGGGGCAGCTCAGGATCGTGCTGCGCGCGTACGCCGCAGAAGGGCACAGCCCCGCGACGGTCATGGCGCGCGCCTCCGTCTTCCTGCACGAGCTGGACACCGACCGCTTCGCCACCTGCACCTACGCCGAGGTCGACCTCACCACCGGGGTCGTGCAGGTGGTCCGCGCCGGGCACGTGGACCCGTTGGTGCGGGACGTGGACGGGAGCTGCCGCCGCGTGGTGTCCGAGGGCGGTCTCCCGCTCGGCCTCTCGGCGGAGTTCGGGCGGCTGGAGTATCCGGTCTCCACGGTCGAACTGGACCCCGGACAGACGATGATCCTGTTCACCGACGGTCTCGTCGAACTGCCGGGCTCCGACCTCGACGAAGGCATGCAGCGGCTCACCTCCCTCGTCGCCAACGGTCCCCAGGACCTGCAGAGACTGGCCGACCAGCTCTGCGACGCGGTCGACGGGCGCGGCGGCCAGGACGATGTCGCGGTCCTGCTGCTGCGCCGCCGGGCCGCGCACGCCCCGCAGCCGGGCGGCCGGCTCCAGCAGCACGTCGCCCAGAACGATCCCGAGGCGTTGACCTCGGCCCGGCACATGATCCGGGCCGCGGTCCGGGCGTGGGGCGCGAAGGACCGGGCCGACGAGATCGAGCTCGCGGCCGACGAGCTGATCACCAACGCGCTGATGCACACCGACGGCGGGGCCGTCGTGACGATCCGGGTGCTGGCCGGAACCGAGCGACGGCTGCGCGTCGACGTCGAGGACCGCTCCAGCGCCCTGCCCCGGCGCCGCGACGCGGGGGAGGACGGGGTGTCGGGGCGCGGCCTGATGCTGGTCGACCGGCTGGCCGACGTCTGGGGCGTGGAGTCGCGGGGCAGCGGCAAATGCGTGTGGTGCGAGTTCCTCGTCCCGAGCCGCTGA
- a CDS encoding wax ester/triacylglycerol synthase family O-acyltransferase — MSTELLAPLDLAFWHLESDAHPMHLGALAVFAPAPGVGPERILDLLGTRAAAIPRLRMGVRDVLLPVGGKAWTVDKDFDVHRHVERVVVADGDFMAGATRLAGELMERPLGRGLPPWRMYLLCGPEAGPFAVLVKLHHALADGMRAVAIGAGIFDEIAAVTSARTTARGRPAVPPRSWLPDPREMAGMALGRIGEVGRALGVGASVVRAGRLDLWGPSALTAPSSGTRRLATADLDAGELQRIRRAEGGTANDILLALVAGALRRWMAERGESLPASDPRALVPVSRRRPGGAATSGNRLSAYLLGLPVTAADPRERLRAVRIAMDRNKAAGPLKGAGAVAVLADQLPPLAHRFGAPLAANAARMLFDVLVTSVPLPRSALSLGGCPLTALYPMAPLARGQSLAVALSTYGGRVHVGLVADGKALPDLDRLAAAVEDEFTELYALVTGTDRAPVS, encoded by the coding sequence TTGAGTACCGAGCTTCTCGCCCCGCTCGACCTTGCTTTCTGGCACCTCGAATCGGACGCCCATCCGATGCATCTGGGCGCGCTCGCCGTGTTCGCCCCGGCGCCCGGCGTCGGCCCGGAGCGGATCCTCGACCTGCTCGGGACCCGCGCCGCCGCGATTCCCCGGCTGCGCATGGGCGTACGGGACGTCCTGCTGCCGGTCGGTGGCAAGGCCTGGACGGTGGACAAGGACTTCGACGTGCACCGGCACGTCGAGCGGGTCGTCGTGGCCGACGGCGACTTCATGGCGGGTGCCACGCGGCTGGCCGGCGAACTGATGGAGCGGCCGCTCGGGCGCGGGCTGCCGCCCTGGCGGATGTACCTGCTCTGCGGCCCGGAGGCCGGGCCCTTCGCCGTCCTGGTCAAGCTGCACCACGCCCTGGCCGACGGGATGCGGGCGGTCGCGATCGGGGCCGGGATCTTCGACGAGATCGCCGCCGTCACCAGCGCCCGCACGACCGCCCGGGGCCGCCCCGCCGTTCCGCCCCGCTCCTGGCTGCCCGACCCCCGGGAGATGGCGGGCATGGCGCTCGGGCGGATCGGCGAGGTCGGCCGGGCACTCGGCGTGGGGGCCTCCGTCGTCCGCGCCGGCCGCCTCGACCTCTGGGGCCCCTCCGCCCTCACCGCACCCTCCAGCGGGACCCGGCGTCTGGCCACCGCCGACCTCGACGCCGGGGAACTCCAGCGGATCCGGCGCGCCGAAGGCGGCACGGCCAACGACATCCTCCTCGCCCTCGTCGCCGGGGCTCTGCGCCGCTGGATGGCCGAGCGGGGCGAGTCCCTGCCCGCCTCCGACCCGCGCGCCCTGGTGCCCGTCTCACGGCGCCGGCCCGGCGGGGCCGCCACCTCCGGCAACCGGCTCTCCGCCTATCTGCTGGGCTTGCCGGTCACCGCGGCCGATCCGCGGGAACGGCTCAGGGCCGTCCGGATCGCGATGGACCGCAACAAGGCGGCGGGCCCCCTGAAGGGCGCCGGGGCCGTCGCCGTACTCGCCGACCAACTGCCGCCGCTGGCCCACCGGTTCGGCGCGCCGCTGGCGGCCAACGCCGCCCGCATGCTCTTCGACGTGCTGGTCACCAGCGTGCCGCTGCCCCGCTCCGCGCTCTCGCTGGGCGGCTGCCCGCTGACCGCCCTCTACCCCATGGCGCCGCTGGCCCGGGGCCAGTCCCTGGCGGTCGCCCTCTCCACCTACGGGGGGCGGGTGCACGTGGGCCTGGTGGCCGACGGCAAGGCGCTGCCCGACCTGGACCGGCTCGCCGCGGCGGTGGAGGACGAGTTCACTGAGCTGTACGCCCTCGTCACCGGCACGGACCGCGCACCGGTGTCCTGA
- a CDS encoding DNA-formamidopyrimidine glycosylase family protein codes for MPELPEVEALRVFLDDHLVGKEIARVLPLAISVLKTYDPPLTALEGTRVTSVARHGKFLDIEAGGLHLCTHLARAGWLRWKDSFHAAPPRPGKGPLALRLVTTDGDGFDLTEMGTKKSLSVHLVHDPMDVPGIARLGPDPLADAFDRDGFAALLTGERRQIKGALRDQSLIAGIGNAYSDEILHVAKMSPFKRTADLTEDDVTRLYTALRTTLRDAVERSSGVEAGKLKAEKKTGMRVHGRTGEACPVCGDTILEVSFSDSSLQYCPTCQTGGKPLADRRLSKFLK; via the coding sequence ATGCCCGAACTGCCCGAAGTCGAAGCCCTGCGGGTCTTCCTCGACGACCACCTGGTCGGCAAGGAGATCGCCCGCGTGCTGCCCCTGGCGATCAGCGTCCTGAAGACGTACGACCCGCCACTGACCGCCCTGGAGGGCACGAGGGTCACCTCGGTCGCCCGGCACGGCAAGTTCCTCGACATCGAGGCGGGTGGACTCCACCTCTGCACCCACCTCGCCCGGGCGGGCTGGCTCCGCTGGAAGGACTCCTTCCACGCCGCCCCGCCCCGGCCCGGCAAGGGGCCGCTCGCCCTGCGGCTGGTGACCACGGACGGCGACGGCTTCGACCTGACCGAGATGGGCACCAAGAAGAGCCTCTCGGTCCACCTCGTCCACGACCCCATGGACGTCCCCGGCATCGCCCGTCTCGGCCCCGACCCGCTCGCCGACGCCTTCGACCGCGACGGGTTCGCGGCGCTGCTCACGGGGGAGCGCCGCCAGATCAAGGGCGCGCTGCGCGACCAGTCGCTGATCGCGGGCATCGGCAACGCCTACAGCGACGAGATCCTGCACGTGGCGAAGATGTCCCCCTTCAAGCGGACCGCCGACCTGACCGAGGACGACGTCACCCGGCTGTACACGGCGCTGCGCACCACCCTGCGGGACGCCGTGGAGCGCTCCAGCGGGGTGGAGGCGGGGAAACTGAAGGCGGAGAAGAAGACCGGGATGCGGGTCCACGGACGCACCGGCGAGGCATGCCCGGTCTGCGGGGACACCATCCTGGAGGTCTCCTTCAGCGACTCCTCGCTCCAGTACTGCCCCACCTGCCAGACGGGCGGGAAGCCGCTGGCCGACCGCAGGCTCTCCAAGTTCCTCAAGTAG
- a CDS encoding zf-HC2 domain-containing protein, producing MQTTEPHVRVGAYALGVLGSADAFRFEEHLARCPGCRMRAGEFAGVRDGLAVVGPPVAPGPGLAERLTAAVAAGRRRAGRRRLALVAASVVLAVGGPAAVTGLSGGPAEGAGTQRWSGTDGASGVAAVVTAAGREWGTAVALEVARVPVVGACALVAVGRDGSEETVGSWSAGGAEDGPVEVSGGAALRPEGIDHFEVRTADGRRLVTVTR from the coding sequence ATGCAGACGACCGAACCCCACGTCCGGGTGGGGGCCTATGCGCTGGGTGTGCTCGGGAGCGCCGATGCCTTCCGCTTCGAGGAGCATCTGGCCCGGTGCCCCGGGTGCCGGATGCGGGCGGGCGAGTTCGCCGGGGTGCGGGACGGTCTGGCGGTGGTGGGGCCGCCGGTGGCCCCGGGGCCGGGGCTCGCGGAGCGCCTGACGGCCGCCGTGGCGGCGGGGCGGCGCAGGGCGGGCCGGCGGCGGCTCGCCCTGGTGGCGGCCTCGGTGGTGCTGGCGGTGGGCGGCCCGGCGGCGGTGACCGGGCTGTCGGGCGGTCCGGCGGAGGGGGCGGGCACGCAGCGGTGGTCCGGGACGGACGGGGCGTCGGGGGTGGCCGCGGTGGTGACGGCCGCGGGGCGCGAGTGGGGGACGGCGGTCGCGCTGGAGGTGGCGCGGGTTCCGGTGGTGGGGGCGTGCGCTCTGGTCGCGGTGGGCCGGGACGGCAGCGAGGAGACGGTGGGCAGCTGGTCGGCCGGGGGCGCGGAGGACGGTCCGGTGGAGGTGTCGGGCGGGGCGGCGCTGCGGCCGGAGGGCATCGACCACTTCGAGGTGCGCACGGCGGACGGGCGGCGGCTGGTGACGGTGACTCGGTGA
- a CDS encoding LytTR family DNA-binding domain-containing protein, protein MLRVLAVDDEQPALEELLYLLRADPRVRSAEGATGATEALRRIGSAVDAGPDDPSAIDVVFLDIHMAGLTGLDVAQLLAGFAAPPLIVFVTAHEGFAVHAFDLKAVDYVLKPVRRERLAEAVRRVAEQVGDRSAPVHDSAGDQIPVELGGVIRFIPIDEIAYAEAQGDYARLHTAGGSHLVRIPLTTLEERWRSRGFVRIHRRHLVALGRIDELRLDAGSMSVRIGEAELAVSRRHTRALRDLLMRQGGR, encoded by the coding sequence ATGCTGCGCGTACTCGCCGTCGACGACGAACAACCCGCCCTGGAGGAACTCCTCTACCTCCTGCGCGCCGACCCCCGTGTCCGCAGCGCCGAGGGAGCCACCGGTGCGACCGAGGCACTGCGCCGCATCGGCAGCGCGGTGGACGCGGGCCCCGACGACCCGTCCGCGATCGACGTGGTCTTCCTCGACATCCACATGGCCGGTCTCACCGGGCTCGACGTCGCCCAGCTCCTCGCCGGATTCGCCGCGCCCCCGCTCATCGTCTTCGTCACCGCGCACGAGGGCTTCGCCGTCCACGCCTTCGACCTCAAGGCCGTCGACTACGTCCTCAAACCGGTCCGCCGTGAACGCCTGGCCGAAGCCGTCCGCCGGGTCGCCGAACAGGTGGGGGACCGGTCCGCACCCGTCCACGACAGCGCGGGCGACCAGATCCCGGTCGAGCTCGGCGGCGTCATCCGCTTCATCCCCATCGACGAGATCGCGTACGCCGAGGCGCAGGGCGACTACGCCCGCCTGCACACCGCCGGCGGCAGCCATCTCGTCCGCATCCCGCTCACCACCCTGGAGGAACGCTGGCGCTCCCGCGGCTTCGTCCGGATCCACCGCCGCCATCTCGTGGCGCTGGGCCGGATCGACGAACTGCGCCTGGACGCGGGCAGCATGAGCGTGCGCATCGGGGAGGCCGAGCTCGCCGTCAGCCGCCGCCACACCCGTGCCCTGCGCGACCTCCTGATGCGTCAGGGCGGCCGCTGA